CCGCCATAGGGGAAAGCAGCAACCCTTTACCGCACCCAGCGGCTTATGGGAACAGCCAATGCCGCTGATAGAACCGCCTGCGCTGCCTTTGCCGGCAGATAGCCCCTCATGTGGAGTCCACTCCCCTCCAGCACCGCCGCCGTCTGACAGTGGACGCACACGCCGCCCCAGCCCATCAGTGCCGCCGCCAGCACGAAATCCCCCCGTGTGCCGGAGAGCCGCAGGATGCCGCCGGTAAGCTCCAGTAGTCCCAGCGGAAAGGGGTGCTCCAGCCCCGTCAGGGCCGTCAGCAGCCGGGTCAGCACCAGAAAGAACACCACGAAGCCGCAGACGTGGAGCATCCCCTCCCCCGCTCCCCGGACGGCCCCCGGAAAAGCGGAACCCAGAGCCTGCGGCGCAGACGGCGAAGTCCGTCCCTCCGGGGACGAGGTGTGACGGGTCAGCAGAGCCGTCAGCACGGCGGCCGACACATGGATCAGCCAAAGCCATACCCCGGCCCGGAGACTGCCGAAGCAGCCCACTCCCGCCACACCCAAGGCAAAGGCCGGGCCGCAGTTGTTACAGAACAGCAGCAGCCGCTGCCCCTCCTGCCGGGAGATGGCTCCGGTGCGGACCAGCTCTCCCGCCGTCTGGGCGCCCACCGGATAGCCTCCCAGCAAGCCCAGCAGCACTGCCGTACCGCCGGGGCCGGAGATCCCCAGCATCCGGCGGGTCAAGGGGGCCAGCAGCCGCCCCAGCGCCGCTGCACTACCGGTGGCCACAAACAGCCGGGACACCACGAGGAAGGGAAACAGTGCCGGGATCACCGATCCGCCGCAGAGGGCCAGTCCCTCCCGCACCGCCTGCGCCGCCACATCCGATGCTGCCAGCAGCCCCGCCATGACCGCCAGCAGTCCCAGTGCCAAGCCCATGCTCCCTCACCTCCCTTTACCCTGCCAGCTTATGACGGCGGGCAGAGGTCCATGCCACGGACAGGCAAGTTTTTCCGGCGGTACGCATACAGTCCACCGTGGGAGGGATGCCTCATGGGAGACAAAAAGCGGCTGGCTCGTGCCGGTCTGGAGGTCATGGACCGGCTGGATCTGCCAGGGGAGCTGGCGGCGGGGGTGGGCCGCATGGAGCTGGTGGGGGACCGCCAGTTCTATATGGAGCAGCACCGGGGCGTACTGCGGTACAGCACGGAGGTCATCGACATCGCCGCCGCAAACATGACGGTGCGGATCACAGGCCGGGAGCTGCAGCTGCTGGCCATGACGGACCGGGAGCTGCGGATCAGCGGCACCATCACCGCCATTGAGCTGCTGACATAGGAGGGGCCATGTATCGTCAGATCGTCCATTTTTTACAGGGGCAGGTGCTGGTGCGGATCGAGTGCGGCTGCCCGGAGCGGGTGCTGAACCTCTGCGGCGCACGGGGCATCCCCTTCTGGGAGCTGACATGGGAGTCGCCGGTGTGCCTGACCCTGCGGGCCGTGGGGCGAGATCTGCCCCGTCTGCGGCAGGCGGCGGAGGACGCCGGCGGCAGCCTGCACCTGTGCCGCAGCGGCGGCGTACCGGTGTTCTGGCGGCGTCTGCGCCGGCGGTACGTGCTGCTGGCCGGAGCGGTGCTGGCGCTGGTGCTGATGTTCGGCGGCAACCTCGTCATCTGGGACTTTCAGGTCAGCGGCAACGACACCGTCCCCACGGAAACCATTCTCCGGGCGCTGGAGGACTACGGCATCACCGTGGGGTCGCCGGGTCTGCACATCGATCAGGAGACCATGCGCAACCATGTGCTGCTGGCCCTGCCGGAGGTATCGTGGCTGGCGGTGAACGTCCGGGGCTGCGTGGCCCATGTGCAGGTGGTGGAGCGGCACCGTCCGCCGGAGGCGGCAGATCGGAGCGCCGTCACCAACATCGTGGCCCGGAGGGCGGGCCTTATCACCAAGGTGGAGGCGCTGGAGGGGCAGGCCATGGTACTGCCGGGGACCACCGTCACGGAGGGACAACTGCTGATCTCCGGAGTGTCAGAAACAGAACATATCGGCGCACGGTTTGTCCACAGCATGGGGGCCGTGTGGGCCAGAACGTGGTATGAGCTGTCGGTCAGCGTACCGCTGCAGATCACGCAGCCCGCCGCCGGAAGCCGCAGCCACAGCCGCTGGGCGCTGGATATCGGAAAACACCGGATAAAATTCTACGGAAAGGGTAGCATCACCGGGGTGGATTGTGATAAAATAACATATTATAAACCGTTCACCCTGCCCGGAGGGCTTCGCCTGCCTCTGACGCTGGTGCGGGAGCGCATCACCGCATGGGAGGGCGCCGCCGCAGAGCGCACGGAGCAGAGCGCCCGTCAGGAGGGAGAGCAGCAGCTGCTGGCCCTGCTGTCGGCCCGGCTGCCGGAGGGCAGCACCGTCACCGACACCCGCTTCGCCGCTGTGCGGCAGGGGGACCGGCTGACGGTGGTGCTGAAGGCGGAGTGTCTGGAGCAGATCGGCCAGACCGTGACACTGCCGGAAACGGAGACTACACAGAGATAAGGGGGCTTGTCCCGTATGGAACAGCGTGTGAGCATCGAGCGAATGGAAGAGGCCATCAATCTGTTCGGCTCGTTTGATGAAAATATCCGGCTTCTGGAGGCGGAATTCCATGTGACGGTGGTGAACCGTGACGGGGAGCTGCGGATCTCCGGGGAGCCAGAGGAGGTGATGATGGCTGCCAAGGCAGTGGAGGCGCTGCTGACCCTCTCCGGCAAAGGGGAGTCCATTACCGAGCAGCACGTCCGCTACGTCATCGGTCTGTGCCGCAGCGGCCAGTCCGAGCGCATCGGGGAGCTGACGCAGGACGTGATCTGCATCACCTCCAAAGGCCGGCCCGTCAAGCCCAAGACCATCGGCCAGAAGCAGTATGTGCAGGCGGTGCTCCACAGCCCCGTCACCATCGGGGTGGGGCCCGCCGGCACCGGCAAGACGTATCTAGCGGTGGCGGCGGCCGTGGCGGCCTTCCGGGCCAAGCAGGTCAACCGCATCATCCTGACCCGCCCCGCCGTGGAGGCCGGAGAGCGGCTGGGCTTCCTGCCCGGCGACCTCCAGAGCAAGGTGGACCCCTACCTCCGGCCTCTATATGACGCCCTGTTCGATATGCTGGGGGCAGAGACGTACCAGAAATATCTGGAGCGTGGCAACATCGAGGTGGCCCCGCTGGCCTATATGCGTGGCCGGACGCTGGATGACAGCTTCATCATTCTGGACGAGGCCCAGAACACCAGCCGGGAGCAGATGAAGATGTTCCTGACCCGCATGGGCTTCGGCTCCAAAATGGTCATCACCGGCGACATCACCCAGATCGACCTGCCGGGGGACAAGCCCAGCGGCCTGAAGGACGCCATGAAGATCCTGAAGGGCGTGGAGGGCGTCAGCATCTGCCAGCTGACCCAGCAGGACGTGGTGCGCCATGTGATGGTGCAGCGGATCATCGAGGCCTACGCCCGATTCGAGGAGAAGCGCAAATGAGAAAGACACACTATATCCCCATCACCGCCGACGTACCCGGCGCCGCCAACGACGCCAACTGCGCCCTGATCCGCCGGACCATCCGCACAGCGCTGGCGGCGGAGGGACTCACGGCCCCCTGCGAGGTGGACGTGCTCCTGACGGATGACGACGGCATCCACGAGATCAACCGGGAGATGCGGCAGGTGGACCGGCCCACGGACGTCCTCAGCTTCCCGGAGTTTGAACTGACCCCCGGCCAGCTGCCCGGCCCGGAGGACGCCGACCCCGGCACGGGCCTTATCCCGCTGGGGGACATGGTGCTCTCCATGGAGCGGGTGGCGGCGCAGGCCAGGGAGTACGGTCACTCCAAGCGGCGGGAACTCTCCTATCTGGTAACCCACTCGGTGCTGCATCTGCTGGGCTACGACCATCTGGACGAAGGGCCTATGAAGGCCCAGATGCGAGCCAGAGAGGAGGCCATCATGGCCCTGCTGGGGCTGGAGCGGTGAGAAAGGCCGCTCTGGCCAAGCTCCGGCCGGAGTGCCGGGCGGACGCTGTGTCCTTTTCGAAAAGTCTCTGACAGGAGAAGGCGCAGCCCTGTCCCCCGTGCGGCGGGCCGCTGGACTATTTCCACAAGAAAACCAAGAAAAGCAGCTGCAACTGGGCCTGCACGGCCTGCGGCGTGCGGTATGACACCATGCAGCTGCTGGATGAATGAAGCGAGAAGGTAATTTCTCCCTGTCCCTATTCAAAATTGCTCACAGAAAGCTGAGGATCACCGGAAATTGCGGAAGGAGCTGCATTATGGCCGAGGATAAGCTGTTTGTCGAGGCAACCGAAGAGGACGTACCGTCTATCATCGGCCTGCGGCAAAGGATCTGGAGCACCACATACCGAGGCATCTACCCGATTCCATGATAGATGAATTTGACTGGGACCGGCACAGGGAAATGGAACTGCTGAGGGTCCATCACCCGGCATATTCGGTGTACCTTATCCGAAAGGGTCGGCAAAATATCGGTTATCTGACGATAAATAAAGCCGACGTGATCACCCTGCAATCCCTTTATATTGTCTCTGAATACCAGCGACAGGGAATCGGTCGGCAAGCCTTCGATTTCATGAGTGCATATTGCCGGGAGCACCATGCCACCGCCTTCATCTGCCACTGTGTTCCGGAAAATTTCAATGCCCGAAGCTTCTATGAGCGCATGGGCGGCGAGGTGATCGGGGAGGACCTGACAAACGAGGAACGCTGGCAGAACTCTGTCACTTACCAGTTTACACTACCATCAAAAGTAACATAACAAAATTGCTCACAGAAAGCTGAGGATCACCTTATGAACGAGAAAAACAACATCACCAAAACCGCTATGCTCACCGTGTGCGGACGGCCCAACGTGGGCAAGTCCAGTCTCACCAACGCCCTGGTGGGTGAGAAGATCGCCATCGTCTCCAACAAGCCCCAGACCACCAGAAACCGCATCTACGGCGTGGTGAACCGGGGCGACACCCAGTTCATCCTGCTGGATACGCCGGGCCTGCACAAGGCCCGCTCCCGGCTGGGGGACTACATGGTGAAGGTGGTGCGGGAGAGTCTGGCCAGTGTGGAGGCCGCCCTGCTGCTGGTGGAGCCCATCCCCCACGTGGGAGAGCCGGAGAAGATCCTTCTCCAGCGCATCCGGGAGGAGAAGCTGCCCTGCGTACTGTGCATCAACAAGATCGACACCGTGGAGCGCAAGGACGATCTGCTGGCGGTCATCGCCGCATACAGCGAGGTCTACCCGGATTTCGACGCCATCATTCCCATCTCCGCCCGCACCGGCGACGGTCTGGAGGAGCTGCTGGCCCAGATGCAGCGGTACGCCGTGGAGGGGCCGCAGCTGTTCCCCGACGGCATGACCACCGACCAGCCGGATCAGCAGGTCTGCGCCGAGATCATCCGGGAGAAAATGCTGCTGTGTCTGGATAAGGAGATCCCCCACGGCACGGCGGTGGAGGTGACCCGCTTCACCGAGCGGGAGGACTCCGGCATCATCGACCTGGACGTGACCATCTACTGCGAAAAGGCCAGCCACAAGGGCATCATCATCGGCAAGCACGGGGATATGCTCAAGCGCATCAGCACGCTGGCCCGGCAGGATATCGAAAAGTTCATGGGTACCAAGGTCTATCTGGAAACATGGGTGAAGGTCAAGGAAAACTGGCGGGACAATGTGAATTTCATTCGTTCACAGGGCTACAACGAACAGTAATTCCCGTTAGAAACATGAGCCGACCCTAAAACTTACCACTCATGTTTCGCCCCGGCGGCGGCAAGCTAATGCCGGGGGTGGAGATCATGTGCGATTACTGGAATCTTTTTCTGGAGACCGGAGCGCCGGAGCTGTATCTGCTGCACCGGTGGGAGGAGGAATCATGCCAAACCAACCCATCGTCACCGCCGGACTGGTGCTGCGGGAGACCGTGACCAGGGAGACGGACAAAATTCTGACGGTGCTGACCCCGGATCGGGGGAAGATCTCCCTCATTGCACGGGGCGCCCGGCGGAAAAACAGCCGTCTGGCGGCGGCGTGTCAGTTGCTGGCCTATTCGGAGCTGACCATCTACGAAAAGGGTCAGTGGTTCATGCTGGACGAGGCGGAGACGCTGGAGCTGTTCACCGGCCTGCGGACGGACTTCGTGGCTCTGAGCCTTGCCTCCTATCTGGCCGATCTGACGGACGCCACGGCACAGGGGGAGGACACGTCGCAGCTGCTGCGGCTGCTGCTGAACGCCCTGTACGCCCTCAGCGCCCTGCATAAGCCGCCCCAGCTGGTAAAGCCCGCCTTCGAGCTGCGGCTCATGGCGCTGTCGGGCTTTGAGCCTCTGGCTGACGGCTGCGCCGTGTGCGGGCGGCCGGAGCCGGAGAAGCCGGTGCTGGACGCCGTCCACGGGGTGGTGTGCTGCGCCGCCTGCCGGGAAAAGGGCGGGCTGGCCATGCCCCTATCCCCCGCCGCTCTGGCGGCCCTGCGCCACGTGCTGTACTGCCCGGATAAGAAGCTTTACAGCTTCACGCTGGATACCCCTGCCCTGCGCCAGCTGGGGCAGGCGGCGGAGGTCTATGTCGCCGCCCAGCTGGAGCGCAGCTTCCGGACGCTGGACTACTATAAATCCATTTTGCCGCAAGAGGAACCTACATATGACTGATTTGTTTGAAAAATCCATCCGCACGCTGGAGCTTCCGGCGGTGCTGGAAAAGCTGGCGGCCAAGGCGGTCAGCGACGCCGCCAAGGAGCGGTGCCTGCGCCTGACTCCCGCCACGGACACGCAGGAGGTGCTGCACCTGCTGGACGAGACCGACGCCGCCAAGGAGCGGCTGGGCCTCCACGGCAGCCCCTCCTTCTCCGGGGTCAAGGATGTATCCGCCGCCCTGACCCGCGCCGACCACGGCGGTATGCTGAACACCCGTGAACTGCTGGATGTGGCAGGCGTACTGACCGCCAGCCGCCGGGTCAGCGAATACGACGCCCAGCGGCAGGGAGAGGCTACGGTGCTGGACCGGCTGTTCTCCTCTCTGCACACCAACCGCTATCTGGAGGATAAGATACGCTCCGCCATTCTGGACGAGGAGACCATTGCCGACACCGCCAGCAGCGAGCTGGCGGATATCCGCCGGAAAATGCGGCTGGCGGCCACCAAGGGCCGGCAGATCCTGCAGCGCATCATCTCCTCCCCCTCCTATGCCAAGGTCCTGCAGGAGGCCCTCATCACCCAGCGGGACGGCCGCTTCGTGGTGCCGGTGAAGGCCGAGTGCAAGGGCAGTCTGCCGGGTCTGGTCCACGACATCTCCTCCTCCGGTGCCACGCTGTTCGTGGAGCCTATGGGCGTAGTGCAGGCCAACAACGAGCTCAAGGAGCTGGAGGCCCGTGAGCAGAAGGAGATCGACCGCATCCTGCGCCAGCTCTCCGCCGAGTGCGCCGGCCAGATGGAGAACATCCTCTGGGACTACGATATTCTGGTGCAGCTGGATGTGATCTTTGCACGGGCGCAGCTGAGCTATCAGCTCAACGCCAGCCGCCCGGAGGTGCGCCGCCGGGGCGGCATCACCCTGCGCCGGGCCCGGCATCCTCTGCTGGATCAGGCCAAGGCGGTGCCGATCACCGTGGAGCTGGGTGAGCAGTTCGACACCCTGGTCATCACCGGCCCCAACACCGGCGGCAAGACCGTGACCCTGAAAACCATCGGCCTGCTGAGCCTGATGGCTCAGTGCGGCCTGCACATCCCCGCCGACGGCGGCAGCGCCGTGCGGGTGTTCCGTCGGGTGCTGGCGGACGTAGGAGATGAGCAGAGCATCGAGCAGAGCCTGTCCACTTTCTCGGCCCATATGTCCAACATTGTCCAGATCCTGAAGGAAGTGGACGACCACAGTCTGCTGCTGTTCGACGAGTTGGGCGCCGGCACAGACCCGGTGGAGGGTGCGGCTCTGGCCATCGCCATCATTCAGGAGGCCCGGAATCAGGGGGCTCTCATCGCCGCCACCACCCACTATGCCGAGCTGAAAACCTTCGCCATGACCACGGCGGGGGTGGAGAACGCCAGCTGCGAGTTCGACGTACAGACCCTGCGGCCCACCTACCGGCTCCTCATCGGCATCCCCGGAAAGTCCAACGCCTTCGCCATCTCCCGGCGGCTGGGGCTGGATGAGTCCGTCATTCAGGCGGCACAGGCCCAGATGGACAGCGACTCCGTTCGCTTCGAGGATGTGCTGACCCAGCTGGAGGAGAAGCGCCAGCGGCTGGAGAAGGCCCAGAACGAGGCCGACCGACTGTGGCGGCAGCGGGAGGAGGACGCCCGGAAGGCCCGGACCTTCCGGGAGCAGATGGAAAAGGGCAAGGAAAGCGCACGGGCCAAGGGAGAGGCTGAGGCCAAGCGCATCGTCCGGCAGGCCCAGCAGCAGGCGGAGGAGATCTTCGCCCAGCTGGATCAGCTGCGGAAGGAGCAGCAGAAGCAGGCCAACGTGCAGGCCCTCAACGACGCCAAGGCCGCCGTGCGCCACCATCTGAAAACGGCGGAGGAGCAGCTGCACCTGCGGGACGAGGAGCAGGAGCCTGCCTATACGCCGCCCCGTCCCATCGCCGTGGACGATCAGGTGGAGCTGCCCGGCGTGAAGATGGCCGCCACGGTGCTGGCCGTCAACGGCGACGGCACCCTGCTGCTGCAGGCGGGCCGCATGAAGATGACCGTCAAGGCCCAGCAGGTGCGCCTGCTGGAGGGCGCTCCCAAGAAGTCCAAGCCCGCACCCAGTCCCTCCGCCGCCACCCTGAACACCGTGTCCCGTGCCTCCTCGGAGCTGGATATCCGGGGCTATGAGACGCTGGAGGCCGAGAGCGTGGTGGAAAACTATCTGGACAGTGCCGTCATGGCCAAGCTGGGCACCGTCACCATCATCCACGGAAAGGGTACCGGCGCTCTGCGAAAGGCCGTCCACGAGATCCTCAAGCGTAACAAGGCCGTCAAAAGCTTCCGGCTTGGCCGCTACGGCGAGGGTGAGGCCGGCGTCACCGTGGTGGAGCTGAAATAAGCCGCTTTCGTGTAGAACGACGAATTTTTTCTTTGATTCTCTGCAATCGCCACAAATTTTTGTGGGATTGAATATTGCTTTCTCCCCGTTATCCGTTATAATAGTATGTGTAGCAGTCGGCTTGAAGACTGCGAATAAAGGAGTGCTGGTTTGATGTATACGCAGGAAATTACCGTTCAGAATGAGGTGGGGCTGCACGCACGTCCCGCTACGTATTTCATTCAGAAGGCCAACGAGTTCAAGAGCGGCATTTGGGTAGAGAAGGAAGAGCGCCGGGTCAACGCCAAGAGTCTGCTGGGCGTGCTGTCCCTGGGTATTGTGAAGGGAACCAACATCACCCTCATCGCTGACGGCTCTGATGAA
The genomic region above belongs to Vescimonas coprocola and contains:
- a CDS encoding nucleoside recognition domain-containing protein, translated to MGLALGLLAVMAGLLAASDVAAQAVREGLALCGGSVIPALFPFLVVSRLFVATGSAAALGRLLAPLTRRMLGISGPGGTAVLLGLLGGYPVGAQTAGELVRTGAISRQEGQRLLLFCNNCGPAFALGVAGVGCFGSLRAGVWLWLIHVSAAVLTALLTRHTSSPEGRTSPSAPQALGSAFPGAVRGAGEGMLHVCGFVVFFLVLTRLLTALTGLEHPFPLGLLELTGGILRLSGTRGDFVLAAALMGWGGVCVHCQTAAVLEGSGLHMRGYLPAKAAQAVLSAALAVPISRWVR
- a CDS encoding YabP/YqfC family sporulation protein; this encodes MGDKKRLARAGLEVMDRLDLPGELAAGVGRMELVGDRQFYMEQHRGVLRYSTEVIDIAAANMTVRITGRELQLLAMTDRELRISGTITAIELLT
- a CDS encoding HPr family phosphocarrier protein, with the protein product MYTQEITVQNEVGLHARPATYFIQKANEFKSGIWVEKEERRVNAKSLLGVLSLGIVKGTNITLIADGSDEKEAVDALVSLIQNNFGE
- a CDS encoding endonuclease MutS2 — encoded protein: MTDLFEKSIRTLELPAVLEKLAAKAVSDAAKERCLRLTPATDTQEVLHLLDETDAAKERLGLHGSPSFSGVKDVSAALTRADHGGMLNTRELLDVAGVLTASRRVSEYDAQRQGEATVLDRLFSSLHTNRYLEDKIRSAILDEETIADTASSELADIRRKMRLAATKGRQILQRIISSPSYAKVLQEALITQRDGRFVVPVKAECKGSLPGLVHDISSSGATLFVEPMGVVQANNELKELEAREQKEIDRILRQLSAECAGQMENILWDYDILVQLDVIFARAQLSYQLNASRPEVRRRGGITLRRARHPLLDQAKAVPITVELGEQFDTLVITGPNTGGKTVTLKTIGLLSLMAQCGLHIPADGGSAVRVFRRVLADVGDEQSIEQSLSTFSAHMSNIVQILKEVDDHSLLLFDELGAGTDPVEGAALAIAIIQEARNQGALIAATTHYAELKTFAMTTAGVENASCEFDVQTLRPTYRLLIGIPGKSNAFAISRRLGLDESVIQAAQAQMDSDSVRFEDVLTQLEEKRQRLEKAQNEADRLWRQREEDARKARTFREQMEKGKESARAKGEAEAKRIVRQAQQQAEEIFAQLDQLRKEQQKQANVQALNDAKAAVRHHLKTAEEQLHLRDEEQEPAYTPPRPIAVDDQVELPGVKMAATVLAVNGDGTLLLQAGRMKMTVKAQQVRLLEGAPKKSKPAPSPSAATLNTVSRASSELDIRGYETLEAESVVENYLDSAVMAKLGTVTIIHGKGTGALRKAVHEILKRNKAVKSFRLGRYGEGEAGVTVVELK
- the recO gene encoding DNA repair protein RecO; amino-acid sequence: MPNQPIVTAGLVLRETVTRETDKILTVLTPDRGKISLIARGARRKNSRLAAACQLLAYSELTIYEKGQWFMLDEAETLELFTGLRTDFVALSLASYLADLTDATAQGEDTSQLLRLLLNALYALSALHKPPQLVKPAFELRLMALSGFEPLADGCAVCGRPEPEKPVLDAVHGVVCCAACREKGGLAMPLSPAALAALRHVLYCPDKKLYSFTLDTPALRQLGQAAEVYVAAQLERSFRTLDYYKSILPQEEPTYD
- a CDS encoding PhoH family protein; translated protein: MEQRVSIERMEEAINLFGSFDENIRLLEAEFHVTVVNRDGELRISGEPEEVMMAAKAVEALLTLSGKGESITEQHVRYVIGLCRSGQSERIGELTQDVICITSKGRPVKPKTIGQKQYVQAVLHSPVTIGVGPAGTGKTYLAVAAAVAAFRAKQVNRIILTRPAVEAGERLGFLPGDLQSKVDPYLRPLYDALFDMLGAETYQKYLERGNIEVAPLAYMRGRTLDDSFIILDEAQNTSREQMKMFLTRMGFGSKMVITGDITQIDLPGDKPSGLKDAMKILKGVEGVSICQLTQQDVVRHVMVQRIIEAYARFEEKRK
- a CDS encoding sporulation protein YqfD, translating into MYRQIVHFLQGQVLVRIECGCPERVLNLCGARGIPFWELTWESPVCLTLRAVGRDLPRLRQAAEDAGGSLHLCRSGGVPVFWRRLRRRYVLLAGAVLALVLMFGGNLVIWDFQVSGNDTVPTETILRALEDYGITVGSPGLHIDQETMRNHVLLALPEVSWLAVNVRGCVAHVQVVERHRPPEAADRSAVTNIVARRAGLITKVEALEGQAMVLPGTTVTEGQLLISGVSETEHIGARFVHSMGAVWARTWYELSVSVPLQITQPAAGSRSHSRWALDIGKHRIKFYGKGSITGVDCDKITYYKPFTLPGGLRLPLTLVRERITAWEGAAAERTEQSARQEGEQQLLALLSARLPEGSTVTDTRFAAVRQGDRLTVVLKAECLEQIGQTVTLPETETTQR
- a CDS encoding GNAT family N-acetyltransferase, translated to MIDEFDWDRHREMELLRVHHPAYSVYLIRKGRQNIGYLTINKADVITLQSLYIVSEYQRQGIGRQAFDFMSAYCREHHATAFICHCVPENFNARSFYERMGGEVIGEDLTNEERWQNSVTYQFTLPSKVT
- the ybeY gene encoding rRNA maturation RNase YbeY; this translates as MRKTHYIPITADVPGAANDANCALIRRTIRTALAAEGLTAPCEVDVLLTDDDGIHEINREMRQVDRPTDVLSFPEFELTPGQLPGPEDADPGTGLIPLGDMVLSMERVAAQAREYGHSKRRELSYLVTHSVLHLLGYDHLDEGPMKAQMRAREEAIMALLGLER
- the era gene encoding GTPase Era; this translates as MNEKNNITKTAMLTVCGRPNVGKSSLTNALVGEKIAIVSNKPQTTRNRIYGVVNRGDTQFILLDTPGLHKARSRLGDYMVKVVRESLASVEAALLLVEPIPHVGEPEKILLQRIREEKLPCVLCINKIDTVERKDDLLAVIAAYSEVYPDFDAIIPISARTGDGLEELLAQMQRYAVEGPQLFPDGMTTDQPDQQVCAEIIREKMLLCLDKEIPHGTAVEVTRFTEREDSGIIDLDVTIYCEKASHKGIIIGKHGDMLKRISTLARQDIEKFMGTKVYLETWVKVKENWRDNVNFIRSQGYNEQ